In Persicimonas caeni, a single window of DNA contains:
- a CDS encoding DNA integrity scanning protein DisA nucleotide-binding domain protein: protein MHDPNTSAKEAIQYLFPALAAGLAGYVGVHGRLAALYARSPYAPFRVYDPHGLVGSHRDILRQSRAPLHRQALAREGLLIGHDSKHAADCPYIAWLYEPPVWLISDQPIKKWLELAAQAAMLRLEQGPKAGQAQWTHLDWAGSQIIAQCIREHFGPARASVVSNNAFEVTAQTVEQLGRVAMREEEGQLPRAKLVVSDCALLEPHLLVSFADRPDFSDVTHVRKLLSTASIGPNALAADGERVLGIVGQCPTPALEVGFHGERGAEMHVVDTNAQRHPLCTLRLGSVSGAPIRPDRQVIESVASRLLGDAGHQQPVAHASWLAEVISEAAAHGSGCTLVVEDTPSRLIEVGHRLEAPLPIRDNRQLAAALSTVDGALVIDWQGHVHAFGVLLDGLALEQAEDRSRGARYNSALRYTAMNPKAVVFIVSEDGPIDAFRDGVCWTTPRRLEHPTEKPVADLAFPTLHGYLGADHPQDSARW from the coding sequence ATGCACGACCCGAACACATCGGCCAAAGAAGCGATTCAATATCTTTTTCCTGCCTTGGCTGCGGGTCTTGCGGGCTACGTGGGTGTGCACGGGCGACTGGCGGCGCTTTACGCGCGCTCACCTTACGCGCCGTTTCGGGTCTATGATCCTCACGGCCTGGTGGGTTCCCATCGCGATATTCTTCGTCAAAGCCGCGCGCCACTGCACAGACAAGCGCTTGCTCGGGAGGGTCTTCTGATCGGCCACGACAGCAAGCACGCGGCCGACTGCCCCTACATCGCCTGGCTTTACGAGCCTCCCGTCTGGCTGATCAGCGATCAGCCCATCAAAAAGTGGCTGGAGCTGGCCGCACAGGCTGCCATGCTGCGCCTCGAGCAGGGCCCCAAAGCCGGGCAGGCCCAGTGGACCCACCTCGACTGGGCGGGCTCACAAATCATCGCTCAATGCATCCGCGAGCACTTCGGGCCGGCCCGCGCGTCGGTCGTCTCGAACAACGCCTTCGAAGTGACCGCCCAGACGGTCGAGCAACTGGGACGCGTGGCCATGCGCGAAGAAGAAGGCCAACTGCCTCGGGCGAAACTGGTCGTGTCTGATTGCGCGCTCCTCGAGCCACACCTGCTCGTCTCGTTTGCCGACCGCCCCGACTTCTCCGATGTAACGCATGTGCGCAAGCTCTTGTCGACGGCTTCCATCGGCCCAAACGCGTTGGCCGCCGACGGCGAGCGCGTCCTGGGCATCGTCGGTCAGTGCCCGACGCCGGCGCTGGAGGTCGGATTTCACGGCGAACGCGGAGCTGAGATGCACGTCGTCGACACGAACGCGCAGCGCCACCCGTTGTGCACGCTTCGCCTGGGCAGCGTCAGCGGCGCGCCGATTCGACCCGACCGGCAAGTCATCGAGAGCGTGGCCTCGAGGCTGCTCGGCGACGCCGGACATCAGCAGCCCGTCGCGCACGCCTCCTGGCTGGCCGAGGTCATCTCCGAAGCCGCGGCTCACGGCTCCGGCTGCACCTTGGTCGTCGAAGATACGCCGTCACGTCTCATCGAAGTCGGCCATCGTCTCGAAGCCCCTTTACCCATTCGCGACAACCGCCAACTCGCTGCCGCCCTGAGCACCGTCGACGGAGCGCTGGTGATCGACTGGCAAGGCCACGTTCACGCATTCGGCGTCCTCCTCGACGGTCTGGCGCTCGAGCAGGCCGAAGATCGCTCCCGCGGCGCCCGGTACAATTCGGCCCTTCGCTACACCGCCATGAATCCGAAGGCCGTGGTCTTCATCGTCTCTGAGGACGGACCCATCGACGCCTTCCGCGACGGCGTCTGCTGGACGACGCCGCGTCGACTCGAGCATCCGACCGAGAAGCCGGTCGCGGACCTTGCGTTTCCCACGCTGCACGGCTACCTGGGCGCGGACCACCCGCAGGATTCAGCTCGTTGGTAA
- a CDS encoding HdeD family acid-resistance protein: MPTTSHDLKTQWGWMALRGAITILFGILAFIWPQQALMTLVILFGVFALLDGAATFAFMTRGGRASGGRGWPLFITGIAGLTAGLLTLFWPGVTAVTLLYIIAAWAVVRGIFEVVAAVQLREVMRSSVVLGIAGVLSVVFGIALFAWPAEGLLALVWLVALYALAAGAALLIMAFGLRGVTEQGRLRQEPPRDGATPA, translated from the coding sequence ATGCCTACGACTTCGCACGACCTCAAAACCCAATGGGGATGGATGGCGCTTCGCGGCGCTATCACCATCCTCTTCGGAATTCTCGCATTCATCTGGCCGCAGCAGGCGCTGATGACGCTGGTGATCCTCTTCGGCGTCTTCGCACTGCTCGATGGAGCAGCCACCTTCGCGTTCATGACCCGCGGCGGTCGCGCCAGTGGTGGCCGCGGCTGGCCGCTGTTCATCACCGGCATCGCCGGGTTGACCGCAGGCCTGCTGACACTTTTCTGGCCGGGCGTCACGGCGGTCACGCTGCTCTACATCATCGCCGCATGGGCCGTTGTTCGCGGTATCTTTGAAGTGGTCGCGGCCGTGCAGCTGCGAGAGGTCATGCGCTCCTCGGTGGTCCTGGGCATCGCCGGTGTCCTGTCGGTGGTTTTCGGCATCGCGCTATTCGCCTGGCCGGCCGAGGGACTGTTGGCCCTCGTCTGGCTGGTGGCGCTTTACGCCCTGGCTGCCGGAGCCGCCCTTCTGATCATGGCGTTCGGGCTGCGCGGGGTGACAGAGCAAGGGCGTCTGCGCCAGGAGCCGCCTCGCGACGGTGCCACGCCGGCTTGA
- a CDS encoding ATP-binding protein, with protein MKQRDFKVLVLGSLPEADDLFERGVFKDEYPCEPVRVENPEEFGRAVREPTFDLILIDVEPHGINVLRSVLDERPMRPMIMVADAAQGDVILEAKRLGLERYVMRLSDDVLNADLLAEEMVFILQRLSEPPSMEHPTVEELFRFAQYHNVRQPFFVIDRNHRLLYTNASGKALVKAVHDHDLREGDQYDRFPLTGSTQESTSHLNEALGGSEVEIEHTYERLVKNDRHREVFYQPVHDTTGAVVAVSIACKNIGLRLQAQQKVERQEQALWSFFELVPLPLKVVGPDLRIHRANAALADFLGYDDPDELQRVTLDSLLHPDDLGEAHLALNGLFEETSSYAHFECRYQHLNGETVWVNQIDFPLRGLGDEESEGLVLALSVDITRQKQAEQRAAQSERLRAIGELAAGVAHDFNNVLSIVKTYSQLIHAKLEQEGDHEYVGFTNKIVGAVDRAMALTGQLLTFGQEDEGDKARLDLNTRIHEISALLERNLGEGVDLKLELAADLPAIEIDPSQLDQVLTNLVINARDAMNAGGSLVLRTRQESKGEDLPPHPDLPTGDYALLEVEDEGEGMDEQTQRKIFEPFFTTKGRSRGTGLGLATVYRIVDRNGGYIYVDSELGCGTTFTIYFPASETGPDTGSDDLPSKKA; from the coding sequence ATGAAACAGCGCGACTTCAAAGTGCTCGTTCTGGGCTCACTCCCCGAGGCAGACGACCTCTTCGAACGTGGCGTGTTCAAAGACGAATACCCGTGCGAGCCCGTACGCGTCGAAAATCCAGAGGAGTTCGGGAGGGCCGTTCGTGAACCCACCTTCGATCTGATCCTGATCGACGTCGAGCCGCACGGTATCAACGTGCTTCGAAGCGTCCTCGACGAGCGACCGATGCGCCCCATGATCATGGTCGCCGACGCCGCGCAGGGCGACGTCATCTTAGAGGCCAAACGCCTCGGGCTCGAGCGTTACGTGATGCGACTGAGCGACGATGTGCTCAACGCCGACCTGCTCGCCGAGGAGATGGTGTTCATCTTACAGCGCTTGTCCGAGCCGCCGTCGATGGAACACCCCACCGTCGAGGAGTTGTTTCGCTTCGCGCAGTACCACAACGTGCGCCAGCCGTTCTTCGTCATCGATCGAAATCATCGCCTCTTGTACACAAATGCCTCGGGAAAGGCACTCGTGAAGGCCGTTCACGACCACGATCTTCGTGAAGGAGACCAGTACGATCGCTTCCCGTTGACGGGCTCGACGCAGGAATCCACGTCGCATCTCAATGAAGCGCTGGGCGGTTCTGAAGTCGAAATCGAGCACACCTACGAGCGGCTTGTCAAAAACGATCGCCACCGCGAGGTGTTCTACCAACCGGTGCACGACACCACTGGCGCTGTGGTCGCGGTGTCGATCGCCTGCAAGAACATCGGCCTGAGGCTCCAAGCCCAGCAGAAGGTCGAACGCCAGGAACAAGCGCTCTGGTCGTTTTTCGAGCTGGTCCCCCTCCCGCTCAAGGTCGTCGGCCCCGACCTTCGAATTCACCGCGCCAACGCCGCTCTCGCCGACTTTCTGGGCTACGACGATCCCGATGAACTCCAAAGGGTGACCCTCGACAGCCTGCTCCACCCGGACGATCTCGGAGAAGCCCATCTTGCGCTGAATGGTTTGTTCGAAGAGACCTCCTCCTACGCTCACTTCGAGTGCCGCTACCAGCACCTGAATGGTGAGACGGTGTGGGTCAACCAAATTGACTTTCCGTTGCGCGGACTCGGAGACGAGGAGTCGGAGGGCCTGGTGTTGGCCTTGAGCGTCGACATCACTCGGCAAAAGCAGGCCGAGCAGCGCGCGGCGCAGTCGGAGCGCTTGCGGGCAATCGGAGAGCTCGCAGCCGGAGTCGCTCACGACTTCAACAACGTGTTGAGTATCGTAAAGACGTATAGCCAGCTCATCCACGCCAAGCTGGAACAAGAGGGCGACCATGAGTATGTGGGGTTCACCAACAAGATTGTGGGAGCCGTCGACCGTGCCATGGCGCTGACCGGCCAGTTGCTGACCTTCGGCCAGGAAGACGAGGGCGACAAGGCGCGGCTCGACCTCAATACTCGCATCCACGAGATAAGCGCGTTGCTCGAGCGAAACCTGGGCGAAGGCGTCGACCTGAAGCTCGAGCTGGCCGCCGACTTGCCGGCCATCGAGATCGATCCGTCGCAGCTCGATCAGGTGCTCACCAACCTCGTCATCAACGCCCGTGACGCCATGAACGCTGGAGGCTCGCTGGTGTTGAGGACACGGCAGGAGTCTAAGGGCGAAGACCTGCCACCGCATCCGGACCTGCCGACAGGCGACTACGCCCTGCTCGAGGTTGAGGATGAAGGTGAAGGCATGGATGAGCAGACCCAGCGCAAAATCTTCGAGCCGTTTTTCACCACCAAAGGCCGCTCTCGGGGCACAGGCTTGGGTCTGGCGACGGTCTACCGAATTGTCGACCGCAATGGCGGATACATCTACGTCGATAGCGAGCTCGGCTGTGGCACTACATTCACCATCTATTTTCCTGCGTCAGAGACGGGGCCTGACACCGGCAGCGATGATTTGCCCTCCAAAAAGGCGTAG